A genome region from Sediminispirochaeta bajacaliforniensis DSM 16054 includes the following:
- a CDS encoding type II glyceraldehyde-3-phosphate dehydrogenase, protein MVKVGVAGYGVIGQRLADGVARQKDMELVGVADVAPTLPVRALAEKGMPYKLFTAVPEKRNLLDDVGIPVSGTLEDLVQEVDIMLDATNAGVGAKNKEIYQKYNTKAVFQGGEKNNVADVFFHGYANYEKGIGADYLKLTSCNTTGLIRAIDAIDRAVGVIKTAITIIRRVADPGDYHRGLTNALQVAEAPNHQALDLMTIMPHVDATGILIHTPVTHGHIITPVVTTRKKMHKEELLEIFKAHPRIRVVRLADGFLGNASLFKYARDLGHPRGDMYEIAVWEETIVNSGDDIMFAINIPQEAVVIPENMDAIRAALKMQTTRDEGVAKTNEYLGMKARG, encoded by the coding sequence ATGGTTAAGGTTGGAGTAGCCGGATACGGAGTTATTGGCCAGAGATTGGCCGATGGAGTTGCACGGCAGAAAGATATGGAGCTGGTTGGGGTCGCCGATGTTGCCCCTACCCTTCCCGTCAGGGCCCTTGCTGAAAAAGGAATGCCCTATAAACTTTTTACGGCGGTGCCGGAAAAAAGGAATCTTCTTGATGATGTAGGGATCCCTGTTAGCGGAACTCTCGAAGACCTTGTCCAGGAAGTGGATATCATGCTGGATGCCACCAATGCCGGTGTCGGAGCAAAGAACAAAGAGATCTACCAAAAATACAACACCAAGGCTGTATTCCAGGGTGGAGAAAAAAACAATGTTGCCGATGTTTTTTTCCACGGCTATGCGAACTACGAAAAGGGTATTGGTGCTGACTACCTCAAGCTCACCAGCTGCAACACAACAGGACTCATCAGGGCCATCGACGCCATCGACAGGGCCGTCGGTGTTATCAAAACGGCTATTACCATCATTCGAAGGGTTGCGGACCCTGGTGACTATCACCGCGGACTGACAAATGCCCTGCAGGTAGCCGAGGCACCGAATCATCAGGCCCTCGATCTTATGACCATTATGCCCCATGTCGATGCAACGGGAATTCTTATCCATACCCCGGTGACTCACGGGCATATCATCACCCCCGTGGTTACGACCAGGAAAAAGATGCACAAAGAGGAGCTCCTCGAAATCTTCAAGGCTCATCCCCGTATCCGAGTGGTCCGTCTGGCGGACGGTTTCCTCGGAAATGCAAGCCTCTTTAAATATGCCAGAGACCTGGGACATCCCCGCGGCGATATGTACGAGATTGCCGTATGGGAAGAGACCATTGTAAACAGCGGTGACGATATTATGTTCGCCATCAACATTCCTCAGGAAGCGGTTGTTATTCCTGAAAATATGGATGCGATCCGTGCCGCTTTGAAGATGCAGACAACCCGGGACGAAGGTGTCGCAAAAACCAACGAATATCTCGGAATGAAGGCCAGGGGTTAA